TTCCAGGAGGCCTGCCCGCCGGCCGGCCTGGTAGAGGCGCTGCTCCCCGGCGGGCAGGGAGAGGAAGGCGTCGCATCGGGCGAGGAGGGCGGCCCGCTCCTGCGGAAGCTGTCCCTCCAGGTCCCCCAGGAGGTTGAGGGTGTGATCGCTCGCGATGCGCGAGCCGATGCCTTGGAGCTCGGAGAGGAAGAGGCGAATCTCCGCCACCATCTCCGCGTCGGTCTGGCGGGTCAGCGTGGCGCCAGGGCCGTGGAAGTGTTCCCAGAGGGGGAGCTTGGGCCCCAGGCACAGGGTGCGAAACCGGATGAAGTGGGGGTCGATGGCGCTGAGCACCCGGGCGGTGTCCCGGGCGTGCCCCTGGCTCATCTCGCGCCCCCCGAGGCCCGGCATCACGTACTCGGAGAGCTCCAGGCCCGCCTCCACCACGTTGCGGCCGGCCCGCACGTGGAGCTCGGCGGTGGCGCCCTTGGAGATGAGCGCGAGCAGGGGATCGTGCCCGGTCTCGAGGCCGATGTGGATGCGGGTGAGGCCGAGCTCCCCGTAGGAGCGCAGGTGTTCCACCGACAGGCGCGCCACCGTGCGGGAGCGGGCGTAGGTGGTGATCCGCTCTACCTCGGGAAACCGCGCGCGAAAGTGGGCGAGCACCCGCCGGACCTGGTCGGGCTTCATCACCAGGGAGTCCGCGTCCTGGAGGAAGGCCGTGCGGCCGCCGTGGGCCAGGGCGTTGGCCACTCCGTACTCGGAGTCGGTGCGCACGAGCCCCAGGGATACCGCCCGGCGGGGGCCCCCGTCCCAGCCCGAACCCAGGAGCCGGTCGCGGATGCG
The genomic region above belongs to Thermodesulfobacteriota bacterium and contains:
- a CDS encoding radical SAM protein, which encodes MTDTTQRATSNAQPATDTFEVGPIRPPSEAGSYLLRLTRNCPWNRCAFCRTYKRHKFSLRAVEEIEADIDAMARIRDRLLGSGWDGGPRRAVSLGLVRTDSEYGVANALAHGGRTAFLQDADSLVMKPDQVRRVLAHFRARFPEVERITTYARSRTVARLSVEHLRSYGELGLTRIHIGLETGHDPLLALISKGATAELHVRAGRNVVEAGLELSEYVMPGLGGREMSQGHARDTARVLSAIDPHFIRFRTLCLGPKLPLWEHFHGPGATLTRQTDAEMVAEIRLFLSELQGIGSRIASDHTLNLLGDLEGQLPQERAALLARCDAFLSLPAGEQRLYQAGRRAGLLEGLKDLEDPLLRARAEAVLAELVRVHGPGGVEEGIRTLMERFV